From the Solanum pennellii chromosome 4, SPENNV200 genome, one window contains:
- the LOC107015727 gene encoding SKP1-interacting partner 15, giving the protein MEFSPLNRLPQDTLHQIFSHLTLREIIVSKCVCKCLNATLSSPAFLHLISTQQPPLSLLALRPSHRTHTHTHNNSSSHCALHVFDTMLNYWFRFPLSFLPFRSHYPITSSHGLLYLWAEGPTSVSPPGNNSKTLIVCNPLTRQFKLLPQLGSAWCKHGSVLVGSPNQVLVLTELAAIYFSGSTTSNNWLKFSSNLPSKPRSPILISDTILALCDVGSPWRSQWKLFRSTVKDLQFSQQWTRLEKHEWGDIFDIMKRPRLLAGKNDKVLMIGGLKSSYSLHSTCSTILILRLDMESLEWEEAGRMPPEMFRYFQDSSKFKVFGGGSRVCFSGKRVGRLALWEENERGKGEWRWISGVPGNSDGLYRGFVFEARLNAVP; this is encoded by the coding sequence ATGGAGTTTTCTCCTCTGAATCGTCTACCTCAAGATACCCTTCATCAGATCTTCTCCCATTTAACTCTCCGTGAAATCATCGTTTCCAAATGTGTCTGCAAATGTCTCAACGCTACTCTCTCTTCTCCGGCGTTCCTCCACCTTATCTCCACCCAACAACCACCTCTCTCCCTCCTTGCCCTCCGACCATCTCACCGTACCCACACTCATACACACAATAATTCATCTTCTCATTGTGCACTTCATGTGTTCGACACCATGCTTAACTACTGGTTCCGATTCCCTCTTTCTTTCCTTCCGTTTAGATCTCACTACCCCATCACTTCCTCTCATGGTCTTCTCTATCTCTGGGCTGAAGGACCCACTTCTGTTTCACCTCCTGGTAACAATAGCAAAACCCTAATCGTGTGTAACCCTTTAACTCGTCAATTTAAGCTGCTTCCTCAATTGGGTTCAGCTTGGTGCAAACATGGGTCGGTTCTTGTGGGTTCACCTAATCAAGTTCTAGTCTTGACTGAGCTAGCTGCTATTTACTTCTCTGGGTCGACAACTTCCAATAATTGGCTGAAATTCTCATCAAATTTACCATCAAAGCCTAGGAGTCCAATCTTGATTTCTGATACCATTTTAGCCCTTTGTGATGTTGGATCCCCGTGGAGGTCTCAATGGAAGCTGTTTAGGTCAACAGTTAAGGATTTGCAGTTTAGTCAACAATGGACTAGATTAGAAAAACATGAATGGGgtgatatttttgatataatgaaaCGCCCTAGATTGCTTGCTGGTAAAAATGATAAGGTGTTGATGATTGGTGGTTTGAAGTCGTCCTATTCGTTGCATAGCACGTGCTCGACAATTTTGATACTTAGATTGGATATGGAGTCTTTGGAATGGGAAGAAGCTGGGCGAATGCCGCCTGAGATGTTTAGGTATTTTCAAGATTCTAGTAAGTTTAAGGTGTTTGGTGGAGGGAGTAGAGTTTGTTTTTCGGGTAAGAGGGTGGGAAGATTGGCACTTTGGGAAGAAAATGAGCGTGGGAAAGGGGAATGGAGGTGGATCAGTGGCGTCCCAGGGAATAGTGATGGACTTTATCGTGGATTTGTGTTTGAGGCTCGGCTAAATGCGGTGCCTTAG